CAGTCCGGGCATATCGGCGACTACGTCGCCTGGCTGATCGCCGGGACGGCGCTGCTCACGGTGCTCACCGTCCCGGGGGTCCGCTGAGCCACCGGAACCGGGGCGCGCCCGGTCCCCCGGGTCAGCGGTGGCGCAGTGCCGAGATCAGCTGGCTCTTGGACATCTGGGACCTGCCCTCGATGCCCGCCTTCTGGGCCTCGCGGTACAGGTCCTCCTTGGTCCGCGTCTCCATGCCGCCCGACTTGGCGCCCCCACGGGCCGCCATGCGGCGCCCCGACGTCTTTCCGCTCTTGGCGGTCGCTTTGGCCATGTTCCGCCTCCTTCCGCCTCAAGTGTCCGGTACGGGGCGGAACATCGCCCGCGGGACTACTCCGAGCGCGGAGGGCGGCCCTGCGGCCGGGGACCGGAGGGCCCAGGACTCCTCGGACTTCTAGAAATCCTTGGAATCCTTGGAATCCTTGCGGCCCAGCACCTTGTTGACCCGCGAGCCCACACCCCAGGACATGACCCGCCAGGCCGCCTCCGTGACGATGTCGCGGCTCATCTTGCTCTCGCCGCGCTCGCGTTCGATGAAGGTGACCGGGACCTCGATGACGTGGAAGCCCGCCTTGATGGCCCGCCAGGCCAGGTCGATCTGGAAGCAGTAGCCCTGGGAGGCGACCTCGTCCATGCCGATGCCCTCGAGCGTCTCCTTGCGGAACGCGCGGTAGCCCGCCGTCATGTCGCGGATCGGGACGTCGAGGAGCAGTCGGGAGTAGGTGCTGCCGCCCCGGGAGATGAACTCGCGGGACTTGGGCCAGTTGACGATGCGGCCGCCGGGCACCCAGCGGGAGCCGATCACCAGGTCCGCGCCCTTGAGCGCGGTGAGCAGCCGGGGCAGCTCCTCGGGCTGGTGGGAGCCGTCGGCGTCCATCTCCACCAGCACGCCGTAGCCGTGCTCGATGCCCCAGCGGAACCCGGCCAGATAGGCAGCGCCCAGGCCCTCCTTGCCCTTCCGGTGCAAGACCTTGACGTGGTCGTCCTCGGCAGCCAGCTCATCGGCGACCTTGCCCGTGCCGTCCGGGCTGTTGTCGTCCGCGACGAGAATGTGCGCGTCCGGAACCGACTCCCGGACCCGCGCGACGATCGGCTTGATGTTCTCCGCCTCGTTGTAGGTCGGGATGATCACCAAGGTCGTGCCGAGCGGACCGTACTTCCGCCGGCCACCGTCATCCTGGCTCTCGTTGCTACGGCGCGGCTCCTCGGCCTCGGCGCCGGCCTCCCCGGCCTTCGCGCTCGGCTCGTCGGCCTTGGTGCCAGGCTCCTCGGCCTCGCGTGCGTCGCTCACGGCTACTGCCCCTTCTTGTCCGTACGTCCCCGACGGCCGATCATGATCGCGGCCGCGCAGGACAGAACGCCCACCATAGCGAGCACCCACTCGGGGGTCGCACCGACGCGGTCGGCCAGGGTCTTGCCGTCACGCAACGGGATGCGCGCGGTGAGCACATCTTGCGTGAATTCTTTCGTCCGCTGCTCGATCGTGCCATCCGGGGAGACCACGGCGCTGATCCCGCTCGTGGCCGCGGTGATCACCGGACGGCCGTGTTCGATCGCCCTCAGCCTGGACATGACCAGCTGCTGCTCGGGCTGGCCGCTGCGTCCATAGGTGGCGTTGTTGGTCTGGACGACGATCGCCCGGGCGCCCGCGTTGACCGTGTCGCGCACGATCTCGTCGTAGGCGACCTCGAAGCAGATCACGTCGCCGAGCCGGGCCGGGCCGACGTTCAGCACACCGGTGTGGTCGCCGGGGTAGAAGTCGCGGGGCACCCGCTGGAGCCGGGTGATGATCTTGCTGAGCTCCTGGCGGAAGGGGACGTACTCACCGAAGGGCACCGGGTGCTGCTTGGTGTACGAGGCGCCGGGGCCGCTCTTCGGGTCCCAGACGATGCCCTGGTTCTCCACATAGCCCTGTTTGGTCGGATGGTCGACCAGGGCACCGACCAGCACCGGAACGCCGATCGACTTCACGGCCTCGTCGATCCGGGCGTACGCCTCCCGATACTGGAAGGGATCGAGGTCGGAGGCGTTTTCCGGCCATATGACGAGATCGGGCTTGGCGATCCGGCCCGCCTTGATGTCCTTCGCCAGGTTCAGGGTCGCCTTCGCATGGTTGTCGAGGATCTTCATGGGGCGGCCCAGGAAGTCCATACCGGGCTGCTGCACATTGCCCTGAACGACCGCGATGTCGACCGAGTCGTCGGCGGCGGTGGGAATGGGCACCGCGAATCCGGCGGCCGTCACGGCGGCCGCGACGGCCACGGCCCCGGCGGCGGGCAGGGCGCGGCGCGGCGAGAAGCCCCCGGCCGCGCGCAGCCGCCACAGGGTGAGCGCGGCACCGGCGAGCGCGCCGCCCGTCAGGGCGACGCCGAAGGTGACCAGGGGGGCGCCGCCGAGCGCGGCGAGCGGGGTGTAGGGCGAGCCGGTGTTGGCGAAGGCCAGCCGGCCCCAGGGGAAGCCGCCGAAGGGCACCCGGTCGCGGGCCCACTCCTCGGCGACCCACAGACAGGCCGTCCACAGCGGCCACAGGGCCGGTACGGGCAGCCGGGAGACCAGGGCCAGCCCCGCCCCCATCAGGGCGAGGAAGGCCGCCTCGATGATGGACAGGCCCACCACCGCGTCCCAGCCCACCACGCTGAGCCACTTCAGCAGCAGCAGGAAGAACGGCCCCCCGAAGGCGAAGCCCGTCCAGGCGCCCTGGCGGGCGGTCCGGCCGTGGGTGAGCAGGGCCAGGGCGGCGACGGCCACCAGGGACAGCGGCCACACCCCGAACGGCGGGAAGGCGAGGCCGAGCGCGAGCCCGCTGACCGCCGCGAGCGCGCTGCGCCGCGCCTCCCGGCGGGCGAGCAGGCCGAGGCGGCGCAGCCGGCCGGGCCGCCGCCCTCCGGCGGACGACGCGGAGGCGGACCCGGAGGCGGCGGAGGCGGTCTCGGACGCATCGGGCACGGACCCGGAGGCGGCGGACGCGGTCCCGGACGCATCGGGCACGGACCCGGAGGCGGCGGAGACGGCCTCGGACGCGGCGGACACGGTCCCGGATGCGCGTCCGGACGCGGCGGCACCCCGCGCGGCAGACGCGGCTCCGGACACGGCAGACGCGGCACCGGATGCGGCAGTCCCCGGCGCGGCGGCCCCGGTCGCGCCGGATTCCCCGCCCTCGGCGGCGTCACGATCCTCGACGGCGTCACGGCCCCCCACGGCGTCACCGCCCTCCACGGGCTTACGGCCCTCGGCGGCGTCACCGCCCCCGAGGGGATCACGACCCCCCACAGCGTCACCGCCCTCGGCGCCATCGGCGCCCTCCGTGGGCGGCGTGGCGGCGGAGCCGGTCGTCCGCTGACCCGGTCGGTCTGCGTCCGGCCCGGTGGGGGCGGCTTCGGCGGTGGTGTCGGAACCCGATGGCACGGTGCGGCCTTCCTACAGGTCGTGCTGTGGTGAGGTGACCGTATAACGCGGGCGCGCGGAAGTGGTCCCGAGGTGCGGATTGTGACCTCGGGGTAGAGAAACGCTTCGGCCATGGCGGGGGTTCCCTCGCCCGGCGGCGGCCCCGCCCCCGCGTCGGGGGGCGGTCCGCCGGTGTGCGCGTGCGGAGTGGGGGCCCGACGCCCTTCGGGCCGACCTGGGACCCGCTGGCTGCGGATCGACCGAGAGCCGTTGTCTACTGAGCGTCCGGGCCCCTCCCGGGTCGCACCTGCCGACCCGGCGATCCCTCCCTCGCCCCCGTGCACTGGACCTGGCTCCCAGTGGTGGCGCACCACGGTGGCGCGTCTCCCTCTGGCCCAGCGGCGTTCGACGACTTCGTGAAGATTCCCCGGTCGGGCGTCCTGTGGTGGACGAGCCCGAACCTACCGGCCACCGACCGCACCCTGTCAACAGCCACATGACCTGCGCCGTTTCCTCAAATGACCAGGTCAGTACGGACGGTGTTCAGATGCCACGACAGGCCGGGGGCTCATCGTTCGGCGGTACGGGGCGCCCGCGCGTCACTCGTCCGGCCGGAGGTGGACGGTGCGTCCGCCCACCACCGTGCGGACGCAGACGGGCAGTTGACCCCCGGGAGTGAGGTCGGGCAGACCGGGGGTGCCGGAGCGGGGATCGGTGGACCAACCGGCGACGCGCGTGTCGGGCACCTGCACGATGAGCTCACCGGTCCGCCAGATCGCGTAGTCGGCGGGTGCGCCGGGCGCCAGGACGCCCGCGTCGTCCCGTCCGATGGCCCGCCAGCCGCCGCGGGTGTGGGCGGTGAAGGCGGCGCGGACGGAGATCCGGTGCTCCGGGGTGCGGTGGAAGGCGGCGGCGCGCACGGTGCCCCAGGGGTCGAGCGGGGTGACGGGGCTGTCGGAGCCGAGCGCCAGGGGCACTCCGGCGCGCAGCAGCGCCGCGTAGGGGTTGAGGGTGCGGGCCCGCTCGGGGCCGAGCCGCTGGGCGTACATGCCGTCCTCGCCGCCCCACAGGGCGTCGAAGGCGGGCTGGACGGAGGCGGTGAGGCCGAGGTCGGCGAAGGCCGCGACGGTCTCGGGGGTGAGCATCTCGGCGTGTTCGACGCGGTGCCGGGCGGCGCGCACGCGGGCGAGCCCGACCGTGTCGGCGGCGGTCCGTACGCCCTCGACGACGGCCGTGACGGCGGCGTCGCCGATGGCGTGGAAACCGGCCTGGATCCCGGCCTCGGTGCAGGCGGTGACATGGGCGGCGACGGCCGCTGCGTCCAGGTAGGCGGTGCCGGTGTGCGGCGTGTCGGCGTAAGCCTGGTGGAGACACGCCGTGTGCGAGCCGAGCGCCCCGTCGACGAAGAGGTCGCCCGCCGCGCCGATGGCGCCGAGTTCGCGCACCTTGTCCAGGTCGGAGGCGCCGCGCGCGGCCTCGGCCCAGTAGCCGTACACCCGCGGCCCCGGCTCTTCGGCGGCGAGTCGGAGCAGCCCGGTGAGGTCGTCCTCGGAGGAGATGTCGGGCCCGGCGCATTCGTGGAGGGTGCCGATGCCGAGCGAGGCGGCGCGGGCGAGGGCGGCCCGCTGGGCGTCGGCGCGCTGCCGCTCGGTGATGACCGCGTGGGCGGCGGCGCGTACGGCGTGGTGGGCGGCGCCGGTCAGCGGCGTGTCGGGGTGGTACCCGGCCAGGTCCGACACGCCGGGGACGAGGTCGAGGAGCGCGGTGGTGACGACGGCGGAGTGCACATCGATGCGGGTGAGATAGAGGGGGCGGCCGCCCGTCGCCTGATCGAGTTCGGCCCGGGAGGGCGGCCGTCCCTCGGGCCAGCGGGCGGCGTCCCAGCCGTGGCCGAGCAGCACCCGGTCGGCGGGGTGGGCGGCGGCGTGGGCGCGCACCCGCTCCAGCGCGTCGGCGAGCGTACCGGCGCCGGAGAGATCGAGTCCGGTGAGGGCGAGTCCGGTCGCGGTGGTGTGCACATGCGCATCGGTGAAGGCGGGCGTCACCAGCGCCCCGTCCAGCTGGATGACCTCGTCCACACCGTCCGCGAAGCCGTCCGCGGCCCCTTCGGAGCCGACCCAGGCGATGGTGCCGCGCTCGACGACCATCGCGGTCGCGAACGGATCGGCGGGGCTGTGGACCTCGCCTCCGCGCAGCAGGACGGTACGGCCTTCGGGGGCCTGGGCGGGGGTGGGGTCGTTCACGGCGGGCTGCCTCGATGGGGGTATGCGACGAGGGGTGTCGGAAGGGCGTTTCAGACGCGCGGCGGGCGCGCCTCGTAGGGCGTGGAGAGGACCACGGTGGTGCGGGTGGAGACACCCGCCAGCGAGCGGATCCGGCTGAGCAGGTGCTCCAGCTCCAGCGGGGTCGCGACGCGCACCTTGAGGATGTAGTTCTCGTCCCCCGCGACGCTGTGGCACGCCTCGATCTCGGGCACCTCGGCGAGCCGCTCGGAGATGTCGTCGGGCGCGCTGGGG
This genomic interval from Streptomyces asiaticus contains the following:
- a CDS encoding Rho termination factor N-terminal domain-containing protein, encoding MAKATAKSGKTSGRRMAARGGAKSGGMETRTKEDLYREAQKAGIEGRSQMSKSQLISALRHR
- a CDS encoding polyprenol monophosphomannose synthase, which gives rise to MVIIPTYNEAENIKPIVARVRESVPDAHILVADDNSPDGTGKVADELAAEDDHVKVLHRKGKEGLGAAYLAGFRWGIEHGYGVLVEMDADGSHQPEELPRLLTALKGADLVIGSRWVPGGRIVNWPKSREFISRGGSTYSRLLLDVPIRDMTAGYRAFRKETLEGIGMDEVASQGYCFQIDLAWRAIKAGFHVIEVPVTFIERERGESKMSRDIVTEAAWRVMSWGVGSRVNKVLGRKDSKDSKDF
- the lnt gene encoding apolipoprotein N-acyltransferase, whose amino-acid sequence is MPDASGTASAASGSVPDASETASAASGSASASSAGGRRPGRLRRLGLLARREARRSALAAVSGLALGLAFPPFGVWPLSLVAVAALALLTHGRTARQGAWTGFAFGGPFFLLLLKWLSVVGWDAVVGLSIIEAAFLALMGAGLALVSRLPVPALWPLWTACLWVAEEWARDRVPFGGFPWGRLAFANTGSPYTPLAALGGAPLVTFGVALTGGALAGAALTLWRLRAAGGFSPRRALPAAGAVAVAAAVTAAGFAVPIPTAADDSVDIAVVQGNVQQPGMDFLGRPMKILDNHAKATLNLAKDIKAGRIAKPDLVIWPENASDLDPFQYREAYARIDEAVKSIGVPVLVGALVDHPTKQGYVENQGIVWDPKSGPGASYTKQHPVPFGEYVPFRQELSKIITRLQRVPRDFYPGDHTGVLNVGPARLGDVICFEVAYDEIVRDTVNAGARAIVVQTNNATYGRSGQPEQQLVMSRLRAIEHGRPVITAATSGISAVVSPDGTIEQRTKEFTQDVLTARIPLRDGKTLADRVGATPEWVLAMVGVLSCAAAIMIGRRGRTDKKGQ
- a CDS encoding amidohydrolase, giving the protein MVVERGTIAWVGSEGAADGFADGVDEVIQLDGALVTPAFTDAHVHTTATGLALTGLDLSGAGTLADALERVRAHAAAHPADRVLLGHGWDAARWPEGRPPSRAELDQATGGRPLYLTRIDVHSAVVTTALLDLVPGVSDLAGYHPDTPLTGAAHHAVRAAAHAVITERQRADAQRAALARAASLGIGTLHECAGPDISSEDDLTGLLRLAAEEPGPRVYGYWAEAARGASDLDKVRELGAIGAAGDLFVDGALGSHTACLHQAYADTPHTGTAYLDAAAVAAHVTACTEAGIQAGFHAIGDAAVTAVVEGVRTAADTVGLARVRAARHRVEHAEMLTPETVAAFADLGLTASVQPAFDALWGGEDGMYAQRLGPERARTLNPYAALLRAGVPLALGSDSPVTPLDPWGTVRAAAFHRTPEHRISVRAAFTAHTRGGWRAIGRDDAGVLAPGAPADYAIWRTGELIVQVPDTRVAGWSTDPRSGTPGLPDLTPGGQLPVCVRTVVGGRTVHLRPDE
- a CDS encoding Lrp/AsnC family transcriptional regulator; translation: MEELDRQIVELLVKDGRMSYTDLGKATGLSTSAVHQRVRRLEQRGVIRGYAAVVDPEAVGLPLTAFISVKPFDPSAPDDISERLAEVPEIEACHSVAGDENYILKVRVATPLELEHLLSRIRSLAGVSTRTTVVLSTPYEARPPRV